In a genomic window of Trichoderma atroviride chromosome 4, complete sequence:
- a CDS encoding uncharacterized protein (EggNog:ENOG41), protein MPQRPPRPSASEPAPQLGELGLAVPMDTGYGRPSDEIPLTETAPKPPPEPVGEDEEDPRPYNPRRRGDGDGTSFWSQTRSESRSRGRPWV, encoded by the coding sequence ATGCCCCAGAGGCCCCCGAGACCAAGTGCAAGCGAACCCGCCCCCCAGCTTGGCGAGCTTGGCCTAGCCGTGCCCATGGACACCGGCTACGGCAGGCCCTCTGATGAGATTCCCCTCACGGAAACTGCGCCAAAACCACCGCCAGAGCCCGttggagaggatgaggaggatccCCGCCCATATAACCCGCGGAGAAgaggcgatggcgacggTACCTCGTTCTGGTCACAGACAAGATCAGAGAGTCGGTCTCGAGGACGGCCGTGGGTTTGA
- a CDS encoding uncharacterized protein (EggNog:ENOG41~TransMembrane:6 (i288-307o313-329i350-369o389-408i420-441o476-497i)) — MPIRVKLKPQPVREGSPFSARYDAVELPYIGPDDSFRLVVKKLSQYFTDAVELPSTFEQLRTTSAGDCLRLLVNHLTDTCANPAIVNALLALKWHYALDRDNQGLGEARSNACEIVAWRFLTRHSEREAVTFCLYEIPDRKKTKAQQQQQLANDPEAGERAPLLPRVLATFDGSSPSAPVGSSSKKIQLLSSLSRLTNLSFDDDDDDDEEDDPTAAFEGLNALEIAAVANAKRFLSQHVVQKIISGIWNGDIVFWDTMAVNSSKHPHFYNPTTSDPYSRLRVPKYLKCWEVLFFGVFLCLYYSVLIVRDETRLTGPEIALFFWIAAFFYDELSEWADAGAIFYATDIWNLFDMIMILIGIIFAVLRIIGILQPETRCNDLAFDVLALEALFMIPRICSILSLSPYWGTLIPCLKEMGKDFIKFMVLIIIVYLGFLTTFSLVGRDSFSLSKMTGILTKIFYGSSYVGFEVMDQIDPIFGPPLMVIFITLSSFLLMGSLTGMLSNSFSRVVTHAKEEYLYVYSVYVLEASTSNRLTHFYPPFNLLSLVLFRPWRYIFPRYHKYRAGRIWLLKVTHAPIVAVIKFYEWLKYKGDDDDEFRGFKGPKEPKGRRRRSDIGPGAVTGRPALSSPRRSGAARLLPTSRMRGEDDVDAPSSVEVQVMELQQKIDQLTAVVLAMRESQIVNDKNETAADGNNVGSL; from the exons ATGCCGATCCGCGTCAAGCTCAAACCCCAGCCGGTACGCGAGGGCAGTCCCTTCTCTGCTCGATATGACGCCGTCGAGCTGCCCTACATTGGCCCCGACGACTCGTTCCGCCTGGTGGTCAAGAAGCTGTCGCAGTACTTCACCGACGCCGTTGAGCTGCCCAGCACCTTTGAGCAGCTGCGCACGACTTCTGCCGGCGACTGTCTCCGGCTCTTGGTTAACCACCTCACGGACACATGCGCCAACCCGGCCATTGTCAATGCCCTCTT GGCTCTCAAGTGGCATTATGCCTTGGATCGTGACAACCAGGGCCTTGGGGAAGCTCGGTCCAACGCCTGTGAGATTGTAGCCTGGCGATTCCTGACCCGCCACTCAGAGCGTGAGGCCGTGACATTCTGTCTCTACGAGATCCCGGACCGTAAGAAGACcaaggctcagcagcagcagcagcttgccaaTGACCCCGAAGCTGGCGAGCGAGCTCCCTTGCTGCCCCGCGTGCTGGCAACTTTTGATGGTTCATCTCCCAGCGCACCCGTGGGCAGTTCATCCAAGAAGATTCagcttctctcatctctttCTCGCCTGACCAACCTCAGtttcgatgacgacgatgacgacgatgaagaggatgaccCCACCGCTGCTTTTGAAGGTTTGAATGCGCTAGAGATTGCTGCCGTCGCCAACGCCAAGCGTTTCCTCAGCCAGCATGTCGTACAGAAGATTATATCCGGCATATGGAACGGTGACATTGTCTTTTGGGATACCATGGCTGTCAACTCGTCCAAGCATCCCCATTTCTATAACCCGACCACGTCGGATCCTTATTCCCGACTCCGTGTGCCCAAATACCTCAAATGCTGGGAGGTCTTATTCTTTGGTGTGTTTCTGTGCTTGTACTATTCTGTTCTCATCGTGCGAGACGAGACCCGTCTCACTGGCCCTGAGATTGCTCTGTTCTTCTGGATTGCCGCCTTCTTTTATGATGAGTTGAGTGAATGGGCGGATGCCGGAGCTATTTTTTACGCCACTGATATCTGGAATTTGTTTGACATGATTATGATTCTCATTGGCATCATCTTTGCTGTCTTGA GAATCATTGGCATCCTGCAGCCAGAAACGCGCTGCAACGACTTAGCATTTGACGTGTTGGCTCTGGAAGCCCTCTTTATGATCCCCCGTATCTGCTCCATCCTCAGTCTAAGCCCTTACTGGGGAACCTTGATCCCCTGCCTCAAGGAAATGGGCAAGGACTTTATCAAGTTCATGGTACTGATCATCATCGTCTACCTTGGCTTCCTCACTACATTTTCACTCGTTGGCCGAGACAGCTTCAGCTTGAGCAAGATGACGGGCATTCTGACCAAGATCTTTTATGGCTCGAGCTACGTTGGCTTCGAGGTCATGGACCAGATTGATCCTATTTTCGGCCCTCCCTTGATGGTCATTTTCATCACCCTGTCTTCTTTCCTCCTCATGGGATCACTTACCGGTATGCTCTCCAACAGCTTCTCTCGGGTCGTCACCCACGCCAAGGAGGAATATCTCTACGTGTACAGCGTCTACGTGCTGGAGGCGTCGACCAGCAACCGACTTACCCATTTCTACCCACCATTCAACCTACTTTCCCTGGTTCTTTTCCGCCCGTGGCGATACATCTTTCCACGGTACCACAAGTACCGCGCAGGTAGAATCTGGCTTCTCAAGGTGACCCACGCACCCATTGTTGCAGTCATTAAATTCTACGAGTGGCTCAAGTACAAgggagacgacgacgacgagtttCGCGGCTTCAAAGGCCCCAAGGAGCCCAAGGGCCGGCGGCGAAGATCGGATATTGGTCCGGGGGCCGTTACGGGCCGTCCTGCGCTTTCATCGCCTCGTAGATCTGGGGCGGCGAGGTTGCTACCGACTAGCCGAATGAGAGGGGAGGACGACGTTGATGCGCCGTCGTCGGTGGAAGTCCAGGTTatggagctgcagcagaagatTGACCAATTGACTGCGGTTGTTCTTGCGATGAGGGAAAGTCAGATTGTGAACGACAAGAATGagactgctgctgatggGAATAACGTTGGCTCTTTGTAG
- a CDS encoding uncharacterized protein (EggNog:ENOG41) has product MVQGDAEESCVVDRHDEQQNEKTAPSIGLLAERLANANTSVIAAVPDQSKAEDARQPESQTSSPDLHPTTRAQRFYTSAQWTADGTSILAASSDQTVASFILPADLLQPAGEPRHLARQASIKLPEPTQTLAGAPYFSLANPASQTFLVGCRDHPLHLYHAFPQLDDADAPEDVASRPIYTYKLIRMESEQYISPRFPAVGVSRDALHLWLSEPHRSLRRIRPLRRRADLDHSDDSIPATHLQG; this is encoded by the coding sequence ATGGTCCAAGGAGACGCAGAAGAGTCTTGTGTCGTAGACCGGCACGATGAGCAGCAGAATGAAAAGACGGCACCTTCAATCGGTCTTCTGGCTGAGCGActcgccaacgccaacacaAGCGTGATCGCCGCAGTGCCGGATCAAAGCAAAGCGGAAGATGCCCGTCAACCAGAGAGTCAGACGTCCTCTCCTGATCTCCATCCGACCACCCGAGCCCAGCGCTTTTACACCTCCGCCCAATGGACAGCCGATGGCACCTCCATCCTCGCAGCATCCTCTGACCAGACCGTGGCCTCCTTCATTCTTCCCGCAGACCTCCTGCAGCCTGCAGGAGAACCTCGCCATCTGGCCCGTCAGGCCAGCATCAAGCTCCCAGAACCCACCCAGACCCTCGCCGGCGCGCCCTACTTCTCCCTGGCCAACCCAGCTTCGCAGACCTTTCTGGTGGGATGCCGAGATCACCCCCTACACCTGTACCACGCGTTCCCTCAGCTcgacgatgctgatgcccCTGAGGATGTCGCAAGTCGGCCCATCTACACCTACAAGCTCATCCGCATGGAGTCGGAGCAGTACATCTCCCCCCGCTTCCCTGCTGTGGGAGTATCCCGGGACGCACTTCATCTGTGGCTCAGCGAACCGCATCGATCTCTTCGACGCATCCGGCCACTGCGCCGACGGGCCGACCTTGACCATTCCGACGATTCCATCCCGGCGACACATCTCCAAGGGTAG
- a CDS encoding uncharacterized protein (EggNog:ENOG41), which produces MKGTVAALAASPPADASGHGSILAAGTWTRWMGTYDIHRTDRVVANWSIADADEKAFRISLGGQGIVQTAWSPCGRYLVVNERQADGLLVYDIRGTGQLLAVLNGRRATTQQRLHFDVFQGETGFEVWAGTQDGTVAVWEEVGMRNDVVEPSWTWKAHESPVGSTIVHSSGSVAATCSGGWGYPRESRQGHAAESHHRQVFDESSLRVWSIGGPEPGA; this is translated from the coding sequence ATGAAGGGCACCGTGGCCGCCCTGGCAGCGTCGCCTCCCGCCGATGCCAGCGGCCACGGctccatcttggccgccgGCACCTGGACCCGCTGGATGGGGACGTACGATATCCACCGCACTGATAGGGTTGTTGCGAACTGGTCGATCGCCGATGCGGATGAAAAGGCGTTCCGCATCAGCCTGGGAGGCCAGGGCATTGTGCAGACGGCATGGAGCCCCTGCGGGCGGTATCTGGTCGTGAATGAGCGCCAGGCGGACGGGCTGTTGGTCTACGACATTCGAGGCACTGGACAGCTCTTGGCTGTGCTGAATGGTCGCAGGGCTACTACCCAGCAGCGGCTTCACTTTGATGTTTTCCAGGGAGAGACTGGATTCGAGGTCTGGGCTGGGACACAGGACGGTACTGTGGCTGTATGGGAAGAGGTGGGTATGAGAAATGATGTCGTAGAGCCTTCTTGGACGTGGAAGGCGCATGAGTCTCCGGTAGGAAGCACGATTGTGCACTCTAGCGGCTCTGTTGCAGCAACTTGTTCTGGAGGCTGGGGGTATCCGCGAGAGAGCAGACAAGGCCATGCAGCGGAATCTCACCATAGACAAGTCTTTGACGAGTCCTCACTAAGAGTTTGGTCCATTGGCGGACCAGAGCCAGGAGCCTGA
- a CDS encoding uncharacterized protein (EggNog:ENOG41~MEROPS:MER0078701~SECRETED:SignalP(1-18)) — MVSTKQLLLLASALLANAAVLHRVNDISNSPVIDVGYAKYRGVRLDAGVDQFLGMRFAQAPLGHLRFRAPQDPAREKDIQDASQFGPICVGVSQALDSGHAEDCLFVNVFKPSGANEWSNLPVWVYIQGGGYSTNSNANYNGTEVIQQSNNGLVFVNFNYRVGALGFLASEHVRRDGDLNAGLLDQRKLLHWVQKNIRKFGGNPNHVVIQGASAGGGSVTHHLTAYAAKKDNQLFVGAIPESPFWPTLRTVADMEFQYQQLLANANCSSLDCLRGLDTQTLISQATTPLPLWYWLPVVDGDLITDHLYDNFERGHFIRVPVLVGDDTDEGTYFGYNASTADQVQVFIKNNYPLLQDSQLESISQAYPLAAPMAQHAAYFPSAQAAYGESTFTCPGNTVAASVARHFDPRRVWNYHYNVLDPDNLASGLGVPHTFETSAVFGPGYAGGAAASYYTTNAAIVPVTMHYFISFVTKLNPNTAKYASAPNWDPWGQSTGQRIRLQTNDTAMEPVPSDQIARCNLWQSLQGYTQM; from the exons ATGGTTTCAAcaaagcagcttctcctgctcGCCTCGGCGCTTCTAGCCAACGCCGCTGTACTTCACCGCGTCAATGACATCAGCAACTCCCCAGTCATCGACGTAGGATATGCCAAATACCGCGGGGTAAGGCTCGATGCGGGAGTAGATCAGTTCCTCGGCATGAGATTCGCCCAAGCGCCTCTGGGTCATCTCAGGTTCAGGGCGCCGCAAGATCCAGCTCGAGAAAAGGACATTCAAGATGCCTCACAG TTCGGCCCAATATGCGTAGGCGTTAGCCAGGCCCTCGACTCCGGCCACGCAGAAGACTGCCTCTTCGTCAACGTCTTCAAACCGTCCGGCGCAAACGAATGGTCCAATCTCCCCGTCTGGGTCTACATCCAAGGCGGCGGCTACTCGACAAACTCAAACGCAAACTACAACGGCACCGAAGTCATCCAGCAGTCCAACAATGGCCTCGTATTCGTCAACTTCAACTACCGTGTTGGTGCACTGGGATTTCTGGCGAGTGAGCATGTCCGTAGAGACGGCGATCTCAACGCAGGGCTGTTGGACCAGAGAAAGCTCCTGCACTGGGTGCAGAAGAACATCAGAAAG TTCGGCGGCAATCCCAACCACGTCGTCATCCAAGGCGCCTcggccggcggcggctccGTCACGCACCACCTCACAGCCTACGCCGCCAAAAAGGACAACCAGCTCTTCGTCGGCGCCATCCCCGAGAGCCCCTTCTGGCCAACCCTCCGCACCGTCGCCGACATGGAGTTCCAGTaccagcagctgctcgccAACGCAAACTGCTCATCGCTCGACTGTCTCCGCGGCCTCGACACGCAGACTCTCATCAGC CAAGCAACAACCCCCCTACCGCTGTGGTACTGGCTGCCTGTCGTAGACGGCGACTTGATCACAGATCACCTCTACGACAACTTTGAACGCGGCCACTTCATCCGCGTGcccgtcctcgtcggcgacGACACCGACGAAGGCACCTATTTCGGCTACAACGCCTCCACCGCGGACCAAGTCCAGGTCTTCATCAAGAACAACTACCCGCTACTGCAGGATTCCCAGCTCGAATCCATCAGCCAGGCCTATCCCCTCGCAGCGCCCATGGCCCAGCACGCAGCCTACTTCCCCTCCGCACAAGCAGCATACGGCGAATCGACCTTTACTTGTCCCGGAAACACCGTCGCCGCCTCCGTAGCACGCCATTTCGATCCCCGTCGCGTCTGGAACTACCACTACAACGTCTTGGACCCAGATAATCTCGCCAGCGGCCTCGGCGTGCCTCACACATTCGAGACGAGCGCCGTTTTCGGACCCGGGTACGCCggcggagcagcagcgtccTATTACACGACAAACGCAGCCATTGTCCCAGTAACGATGcattattttattagttttgTGACAAAGCTGAATCCTAATACGGCAAAGTATGCTTCGGCGCCGAATTGGGATCCTTGGGGCCAGAGCACGGGACAGCGGATCCGACTGCAGACGAATGATACGGCCATGGAGCCTGTGCCTTCGGATCAGATAGCGAGATGTAATTTGTGGCAGAGCCTTCAAGGCTACACTCAGATGTAG
- a CDS encoding uncharacterized protein (EggNog:ENOG41~TransMembrane:6 (i286-305o311-327i348-367o387-406i418-439o474-495i)): MTPSSCPTLAPTTRSAWWSRSCRSTSPTPLSCPAPLSSCARLLPATVSGSWLTTSRTHAPTRPLSMPSCRFQLRLICLLLTHHQRLYRALKWHYALDRDNQGLGEARSNACEIVAWRFLTRHSEREAVTFCLYEIPDRKKTKAQQQQQLANDPEAGERAPLLPRVLATFDGSSPSAPVGSSSKKIQLLSSLSRLTNLSFDDDDDDDEEDDPTAAFEGLNALEIAAVANAKRFLSQHVVQKIISGIWNGDIVFWDTMAVNSSKHPHFYNPTTSDPYSRLRVPKYLKCWEVLFFGVFLCLYYSVLIVRDETRLTGPEIALFFWIAAFFYDELSEWADAGAIFYATDIWNLFDMIMILIGIIFAVLRIIGILQPETRCNDLAFDVLALEALFMIPRICSILSLSPYWGTLIPCLKEMGKDFIKFMVLIIIVYLGFLTTFSLVGRDSFSLSKMTGILTKIFYGSSYVGFEVMDQIDPIFGPPLMVIFITLSSFLLMGSLTGMLSNSFSRVVTHAKEEYLYVYSVYVLEASTSNRLTHFYPPFNLLSLVLFRPWRYIFPRYHKYRAGRIWLLKVTHAPIVAVIKFYEWLKYKGDDDDEFRGFKGPKEPKGRRRRSDIGPGAVTGRPALSSPRRSGAARLLPTSRMRGEDDVDAPSSVEVQVMELQQKIDQLTAVVLAMRESQIVNDKNETAADGNNVGSL, translated from the exons ATGACGCCGTCGAGCTGCCCTACATTGGCCCCGACGACTCGTTCCGCCTGGTGGTCAAGAAGCTGTCGCAGTACTTCACCGACGCCGTTGAGCTGCCCAGCACCTTTGAGCAGCTGCGCACGACTTCTGCCGGCGACTGTCTCCGGCTCTTGGTTAACCACCTCACGGACACATGCGCCAACCCGGCCATTGTCAATGCCCTCTTGTAGGTTTCAGCTGCGTCTTATTTGCCTGCTCTTGActcatcatcaacgcctGTATAGGGCTCTCAAGTGGCATTATGCCTTGGATCGTGACAACCAGGGCCTTGGGGAAGCTCGGTCCAACGCCTGTGAGATTGTAGCCTGGCGATTCCTGACCCGCCACTCAGAGCGTGAGGCCGTGACATTCTGTCTCTACGAGATCCCGGACCGTAAGAAGACcaaggctcagcagcagcagcagcttgccaaTGACCCCGAAGCTGGCGAGCGAGCTCCCTTGCTGCCCCGCGTGCTGGCAACTTTTGATGGTTCATCTCCCAGCGCACCCGTGGGCAGTTCATCCAAGAAGATTCagcttctctcatctctttCTCGCCTGACCAACCTCAGtttcgatgacgacgatgacgacgatgaagaggatgaccCCACCGCTGCTTTTGAAGGTTTGAATGCGCTAGAGATTGCTGCCGTCGCCAACGCCAAGCGTTTCCTCAGCCAGCATGTCGTACAGAAGATTATATCCGGCATATGGAACGGTGACATTGTCTTTTGGGATACCATGGCTGTCAACTCGTCCAAGCATCCCCATTTCTATAACCCGACCACGTCGGATCCTTATTCCCGACTCCGTGTGCCCAAATACCTCAAATGCTGGGAGGTCTTATTCTTTGGTGTGTTTCTGTGCTTGTACTATTCTGTTCTCATCGTGCGAGACGAGACCCGTCTCACTGGCCCTGAGATTGCTCTGTTCTTCTGGATTGCCGCCTTCTTTTATGATGAGTTGAGTGAATGGGCGGATGCCGGAGCTATTTTTTACGCCACTGATATCTGGAATTTGTTTGACATGATTATGATTCTCATTGGCATCATCTTTGCTGTCTTGA GAATCATTGGCATCCTGCAGCCAGAAACGCGCTGCAACGACTTAGCATTTGACGTGTTGGCTCTGGAAGCCCTCTTTATGATCCCCCGTATCTGCTCCATCCTCAGTCTAAGCCCTTACTGGGGAACCTTGATCCCCTGCCTCAAGGAAATGGGCAAGGACTTTATCAAGTTCATGGTACTGATCATCATCGTCTACCTTGGCTTCCTCACTACATTTTCACTCGTTGGCCGAGACAGCTTCAGCTTGAGCAAGATGACGGGCATTCTGACCAAGATCTTTTATGGCTCGAGCTACGTTGGCTTCGAGGTCATGGACCAGATTGATCCTATTTTCGGCCCTCCCTTGATGGTCATTTTCATCACCCTGTCTTCTTTCCTCCTCATGGGATCACTTACCGGTATGCTCTCCAACAGCTTCTCTCGGGTCGTCACCCACGCCAAGGAGGAATATCTCTACGTGTACAGCGTCTACGTGCTGGAGGCGTCGACCAGCAACCGACTTACCCATTTCTACCCACCATTCAACCTACTTTCCCTGGTTCTTTTCCGCCCGTGGCGATACATCTTTCCACGGTACCACAAGTACCGCGCAGGTAGAATCTGGCTTCTCAAGGTGACCCACGCACCCATTGTTGCAGTCATTAAATTCTACGAGTGGCTCAAGTACAAgggagacgacgacgacgagtttCGCGGCTTCAAAGGCCCCAAGGAGCCCAAGGGCCGGCGGCGAAGATCGGATATTGGTCCGGGGGCCGTTACGGGCCGTCCTGCGCTTTCATCGCCTCGTAGATCTGGGGCGGCGAGGTTGCTACCGACTAGCCGAATGAGAGGGGAGGACGACGTTGATGCGCCGTCGTCGGTGGAAGTCCAGGTTatggagctgcagcagaagatTGACCAATTGACTGCGGTTGTTCTTGCGATGAGGGAAAGTCAGATTGTGAACGACAAGAATGagactgctgctgatggGAATAACGTTGGCTCTTTGTAG
- a CDS encoding uncharacterized protein (EggNog:ENOG41~TransMembrane:1 (n10-21c26/27o265-287i)~SECRETED:SignalP(1-26)): protein MIVAALPRSAALLASSTLLQLASSHALPRETKTISVRELNVVAWPIVATTPAPKAPSPALASSPADQLLQRDFNTICGWIGGDASLPATCLAGSHCAADTVNKAIGCCPDSGPCTEGIFTGCVDVNSPPQTELNPYVFTCSGAQVCYLNHFEGGFSQFGCGSVSQLATTVAATALSQLPLDLSRVSVHLTETPTVLSTPTTIGSRTASRTSSRRKSRTTSGSSTSQTDTSTNTGTATASDSTSTSTSTSTPSAPTSSGSSKAGPIAGGVVGGLAGLALIAALIFFFLRKRKARPAQYITPSTEKFDNPDSRAIPPQHGSLDGRKGLYRL from the exons ATGATCGTGGCTGCTCTGCCGCGATCAGCAGCCCTCCTCGCCTCGTCCacgctcctccagctcgccTCCAGCCATGCGCTGCCCCGAGAAACAAAAACCATTTCCGTGCGCGAGCTCAACGTCGTAGCATGGCCCATCGTCGCAACAACTCCAGCGCCCAAGGCACCGTCTCCAGCGCTCGCCTCGTCGCCCGCggaccagctgctgcagcgagaCTTCAACACCATCTGCGGCTGGATAGGGGGCGATGCCAGCCTGCCGGCCACCTGCCTCGCGGGCTCGCACTGCGCCGCCGACACCGTCAACaaggccattggctgctgtcCGGACTCGGGCCCCTGCACCGAGGGCATCTTCACGGGCTGCGTCGACGTCAACAGCCCGCCGCAGACGGAGCTCAACCCGTACGTCTTCACGTGCTCCGGCGCGCAGGTGTGCTACCTGAATCACTTTGAGGGGGGCTTCTCGCAGTTTGGGTGCGGCTCAGTTTCGCAGCTGGCGACGACGGTGGCGGCCACGGCGCTGAGCCAGCTTCCTCTGGACTTGAGCCGCGTGTCTGTGCACCTGACGGAAACACCAACGGTTCTAtcgacgccgacgacgatTGGATCGCGGACCGCGAGCAGGACCTCTTCGCGCCGTAAATCCAGGACCACCAGCGGATCCAGCACCTCGCAGACGGATACCTCTACAAACACGGGTACAGCCACGGCAAGCGACTCGACTTCAACCTCAACTTCAACTTCGACCCCGTCAGCGCCGACTTCCAGCGGCAGTTCCAAGGCAGGCCCAATCGCAGGAGGCGTAGTCGGAGGTCTCGCCGGCCTTGCTCTCATCGCcgccctcatcttcttcttcttgcgcaAGAGAAAGGCCAGACCCGCCCAATACATCAC GCCATCGACTGAAAAGTTCGACAACCCCGATTCCCGCGCCATTCCCCCCCAACACGGCTCTCTTGACGGAAGAAAGGGGCTTTACCGGCTATGA
- a CDS encoding uncharacterized protein (EggNog:ENOG41~SECRETED:SignalP(1-18)), whose product MVCLSYWLVISLATSASGFSDSSKRRSQDYQEGLLPSEDPFYAVPYNIGWFSPGEIINYRESPSEISSFGLVPTHLKKGYQILYRTTNSLQQPTASVLTVLIPPNAHYDKVLSLQMAEDSATINCGPSYTMQRPAQQSLLHSSNITQLQLLFAESALARNWIVIVPDYEGPEAAFTASKITAYSILDGIRAAKHSGYITGIAPNPRIGVWGYSGGAAATQAAINMQELYAPEFEIAGAAMGGLPGISQASDIFTLNKTPSSALIASAMIGLSNQYPVLKNLIYSSLKPQFRDLFYTPLHMCLQQSTLILTSQDILGMFYETLLPGVIKELDMVFQIENTHPPTTTKAPLYIYQSVRDHLSSIDKIDELVRGYCEQGAVVHYERAGSPKLSHVSYALIGIPNVLLWMQDRLDGKRVAEGCVTRADMTATLDPTLAAIFPQHIRDVLAWYLSVS is encoded by the coding sequence ATGGTTTGTTTAAGTTATTGGCTGGTTATATCCCTAGCCACTTCGGCTTCCGGGTTCTCTGATTCCAGCAAACGGCGTTCGCAGGACTACCAGGAGGGCTTGCTTCCAAGCGAGGATCCGTTCTATGCCGTCCCATACAACATAGGCTGGTTCTCACCGGGAGAAATAATAAACTACAGAGAGTCACCTTCTGAAATTTCCTCCTTCGGATTGGTGCCAACGCATTTGAAGAAGGGTTACCAGATTCTCTACCGGACAACCAACAGCCTACAGCAGCCTACTGCCAGTGTCTTGACGGTTCTCATTCCGCCAAACGCACATTACGACAAGGTCTTGTCTTTGCAAATGGCTGAAGACTCTGCAACCATTAATTGCGGCCCGTCTTATACAATGCAGCGTCCAGCGCAGCAGAGTCTGCTTCACAGTTCCAACATCactcagctccagctgctttTCGCAGAATCGGCACTTGCTCGTAACTGGATTGTGATAGTACCGGATTACGAAGGCCCCGAGGCAGCATTTACTGCAAGCAAAATAACGGCTTATTCCATTCTAGACGGAATCCGAGCCGCGAAACACTCTGGTTACATCACCGGCATTGCACCGAATCCCAGGATTGGAGTATGGGGTTACTCTGGGGGTGCAGCTGCTACTCAAGCAGCAATCAACATGCAGGAGCTCTATGCGCCTGAATTCGAaattgctggtgctgctatGGGAGGCCTGCCGGGCATTTCACAAGCGAGCGATATTTTCACTCTCAACAAAACGCCGAGCTCAGCTCTCATAGCGTCGGCAATGATTGGCTTGTCCAACCAGTACCCAGTGCTCAAGAATCTTATTTATTCGTCATTGAAGCCCCAGTTTCGAGATCTCTTTTACACCCCGTTGCACATGTGTTTGCAACAAAGTACCTTGATTCTCACGTCTCAAGATATTCTAGGCATGTTTTACGAAACATTACTACCAGGAGTGATCAAAGAGCTGGATATGGTTTTCCAAATAGAAAATACGCACCCACCAACCACGACAAAGGCTCCGTTGTACATATACCAGAGTGTCCGTGATCATTTATCCAGCATCGACAAGATAGATGAGCTGGTACGAGGGTATTGCGAGCAGGGTGCCGTAGTTCACTATGAGCGAGCCGGCTCGCCAAAGTTAAGCCACGTCTCGTATGCATTGATAGGAATACCTAATGTGTTGTTATGGATGCAAGATCGGCTTGATGGGAAAAGAGTCGCTGAGGGCTGCGTGACTCGTGCAGATATGACCGCGACGCTTGACCCGACGCTTGCAGCCATTTTCCCCCAGCATATTAGAGATGTGTTAGCTTGGTATCTGAGTGTATCTTGA